The following are encoded in a window of Aromatoleum petrolei genomic DNA:
- the bamC gene encoding outer membrane protein assembly factor BamC, producing MNRTLRTAASLLGAAIALSGCSGSLVESKKIDYKSARQLPSLEIPPDLTAPTRDDRYVVPDVSPKGVATYSAYATDRAQPQASANQLQVLPKVESMRVERAGSQRWLVVEGSADAMWPKVKDFWLETGFILNVERPEVGVMETDWAEDRAKIPQDFIRSALGKVLDGVFSTPVRDKFRTRLEAGKDPGTVEIYISHRGMMEIYPNEAKDTTVWQPRPADPELEAEMLRRLMVRLGAAEERAAAIVAAAPTTDRAALKGANGGSVTLAMDESFDRAWRRVGLALDRIGFTVEDRDRSKGLYFVRYVDPDADVQTKKSEGLLSKLAFWRSNDQVVQKGGEYRLRVRGEGEKSVVSVMTREGGEDSSETARKILGLLQEQLR from the coding sequence ATGAATCGTACCTTGCGTACTGCGGCTTCGCTGCTCGGCGCGGCCATCGCCTTGTCGGGTTGTTCCGGCTCCCTCGTCGAATCCAAGAAGATCGATTACAAGAGCGCACGGCAGCTGCCGTCGCTGGAAATCCCGCCAGACCTCACGGCGCCGACGCGTGACGATCGTTATGTGGTGCCGGATGTTTCGCCCAAGGGCGTGGCGACCTATTCGGCGTATGCGACCGACCGCGCACAGCCTCAGGCGAGCGCCAACCAGCTGCAGGTGTTGCCCAAGGTCGAGAGCATGCGTGTCGAGCGTGCCGGCAGCCAGCGCTGGCTGGTCGTCGAGGGCTCCGCGGATGCGATGTGGCCCAAGGTTAAGGACTTCTGGCTTGAGACGGGCTTCATCCTCAACGTCGAGCGTCCTGAAGTGGGCGTGATGGAGACGGATTGGGCCGAGGATCGCGCCAAGATCCCGCAGGACTTTATCCGCTCGGCGTTGGGCAAGGTGCTCGACGGCGTGTTCTCGACACCGGTGCGCGACAAGTTCCGCACGCGGCTGGAGGCGGGCAAGGATCCCGGCACGGTCGAGATCTACATCAGCCATCGCGGCATGATGGAGATTTATCCCAACGAAGCCAAGGACACGACCGTGTGGCAGCCGCGCCCGGCCGATCCCGAGCTCGAGGCGGAAATGCTGCGTCGCCTGATGGTCCGCCTCGGCGCGGCCGAAGAGCGCGCGGCCGCGATCGTCGCGGCAGCTCCGACGACCGACCGCGCGGCGCTAAAGGGGGCGAACGGCGGCAGCGTCACGCTGGCGATGGACGAGTCCTTCGACCGGGCGTGGCGTCGCGTGGGCCTGGCGCTGGACCGCATCGGCTTCACGGTCGAGGATCGTGATCGCTCGAAGGGGCTCTACTTCGTCCGTTACGTGGATCCGGATGCGGACGTGCAGACGAAGAAGTCCGAGGGCCTCCTGTCCAAACTCGCTTTTTGGCGCAGTAATGATCAGGTGGTGCAGAAGGGTGGCGAATATCGCCTGCGAGTCCGCGGCGAGGGCGAAAAATCGGTGGTCAGCGTGATGACCCGCGAGGGGGGGGAGGATTCGTCCGAAACCGCCCGCAAGATCCTGGGGCTGCTGCAGGAGCAGTTGCGCTGA
- the dapA gene encoding 4-hydroxy-tetrahydrodipicolinate synthase: protein MITGSIVAIVTPMNEDGSLDIPRLRALIDFHVAEGTDGIVIVGTTGESPTVNVEEHCELIRVAVEHAAGRIPVIAGTGANSTAEAVELARFAQKAGAVAHLSVVPYYNKPTQEGLYRHYRSIAEAVELPLILYNVPGRTVADLSNDTALRLAQIPNIVGIKDATGSIDRACDLIERAPKDFALYTGDDMSGMAFMLLGGHGAISVTANVAPRAMHEMCAAAIAGDAIKAREINARLVGLHRDLFCEANPIPVKWAVEQMGLIRSGIRLPLTSLSEGLHERVRAAMRRAGVNV, encoded by the coding sequence ATGATTACCGGATCGATTGTCGCCATCGTCACCCCGATGAACGAAGATGGCAGCCTGGACATTCCGCGCCTGCGCGCCCTGATCGACTTCCACGTTGCCGAGGGGACCGACGGTATCGTCATCGTCGGAACGACCGGCGAGTCGCCCACGGTGAATGTCGAAGAACACTGCGAGCTGATCCGCGTCGCGGTCGAGCATGCCGCAGGACGCATCCCGGTCATCGCCGGTACCGGTGCCAACTCGACCGCCGAGGCCGTCGAGCTCGCCCGCTTCGCGCAGAAGGCCGGCGCCGTGGCGCATCTGTCGGTGGTGCCGTACTACAACAAGCCGACTCAGGAAGGCCTGTACCGCCACTACCGTTCGATCGCCGAGGCGGTCGAACTGCCGCTGATCCTGTACAACGTGCCGGGGCGCACCGTGGCGGATCTGTCGAACGACACCGCGCTGCGTCTGGCACAGATTCCCAACATCGTCGGCATCAAGGATGCGACAGGCAGCATCGACCGTGCCTGCGACCTGATCGAGCGCGCGCCCAAGGACTTCGCGTTGTACACCGGCGACGACATGAGCGGCATGGCCTTCATGCTGCTGGGGGGGCATGGGGCAATCTCGGTGACGGCCAACGTCGCCCCGCGCGCAATGCACGAGATGTGCGCCGCAGCCATCGCCGGCGACGCGATCAAGGCGCGCGAGATCAATGCGCGGCTGGTCGGTCTGCATCGCGACCTGTTCTGCGAGGCCAACCCGATCCCGGTGAAGTGGGCGGTCGAGCAGATGGGCCTGATCAGGTCGGGCATCCGCCTGCCGCTCACGTCGCTGTCCGAGGGCTTGCACGAGCGTGTGCGTGCGGCAATGCGTCGTGCCGGCGTGAATGTCTGA